Sequence from the Kineosporia succinea genome:
CCAGACGCCAGCCGTCACCGGTCTCCAGGCTGATCCAGTCGTGCTCGGCGCCGGGCCGGCGGCGCAGGCCCGCGAGCTCCTCGTAGAACGAGGCCAGGCCGGAGATGTCCGCCGCGTCGAGCGCGACCGCGCGCAGCGAGCCGATCGGTTCGTTGGTCATGGCCTCATCCTGCCGGTCCCGCGCGTGTTGCCCGCCCTCGGCACTCCTGAAATGCTCGGCCCCATGGACGAACGGGACTCGCTCATCGCCGCCCTCTCCGACCCCGACCGCCGCACCGGCATCGTCATGGACTTCGACGGTGTCCTGTCGCCCATCATCGACGATCCCTCGGCCAGTGCGCTCCTGCCGGGAGCGGCCGTCACCCTCGAACGGCTGGCGGCCCGCCTCGACCTGGTGGCCCTGCTGTCCGGGCGCCCGGTGGCCTTTCTGGCCGAACGCATCCCGCTGCCCGGGGTGGTGCTGCTGGGCTCCTACGGCCTCGAGCGGCACCACGACGGATCGACCGTGACCGGGCCCGGCGTCCAGGAGTGGCTGCCCCGCGTGGCCACGGCCCGTGACCTGCTGACCGAGGCGCTGGGGGCCGTGCCGGGCATCCACATCGAGGCCAAGAGCGTTGCGGTGGCGGTGCACTGGCGCAACGCCCTCGACCGGGAGGCCGCCGCCCTCCTCGTCGACGACGCCGTGGCCCGGGCCGCGGAACGCACCGGGCTGGCCCCGGAACCGGGAAAACTGGTGCAGGAGCTACGGCCGCCGCTGCCGGTCAACAAGGGCACGGCACTGCGTCAGCTGATCGCGGAGCAGCGGCTGGATCTCGTGGCCTACGCCGGTGACGACCGCGGCGACCTGCCCGCGTTCGCGGCGGCGCGGGAGGCCGGGGGCGCTTCGCTGGTGGTGCACGGGCACGAGACCGCACCCGAGGTGGCGGCCGTGCCGGGGGTGCACTTCGAGAACCCGGGCGAGTTCGTCGTCTGGCTCGACGAACTCAGCCGCACGCCCGACCCGGCGCTCTGACCCGAACCGCCCGCCCCGCGCCGTGAAGCTCGAGCCCGGCCCGAACTGCCCGGGCCCGAGCTACCCCGGCCCCAGCTACCCGGCCCCAGCTACCCGGCCCGCTCAGACCCCGGCGACGATCACCGTGAGCAGGACGACCGCGTCGGTCACCGCTTCGAGATCGTGCCGGGCGTCGGGGATCCGCACGAGATCGCCCGCCTCGCCCGCCCAGGTCTCGTCGCCGGCGTGCAGGCGCACGCTCCCGCGCAGCACCTGCAGCGTGGCCTCGGGCGGGCTGTCGTGCTCACCCAGCCGGCGGCCCGCAGTCAGGGCGATGACGGTCTGGCGCAGGCGGTGCGTGTGGTCGGGGAACAGCGTGTGGGCGCTGCGGCCCGCGGGGGCGGAGGCGGCCAGCCCCAGGTGCTCGCGGGCGAGGTCGTCGAGGCGAATCGTGTTCATGCGCGCATCCTTTCAGAGTCCCGGCGAGGTCTGACGGGCCGGGGTCCCCGGGCCGAGCACGCCCAGGGCGTACGCGGGCCACGGCACCGTTCCGCCGGTCTCCCGCAACGATGCCGGGCCGACGGCCTGGCGCAGGTGGCCGAGCGCCCGGTCGCCGGCCGGCACCGGCGGTGTGCCGTTCGCCGGAACCTCCTGCAGGAAGACGAGATCCAGCCCACCCGGCCCGTCCAGCCAGGTGTCGAGCACCCTCAGGCGGGTGCCCGGGGCGAACATCACGTCACCGGCCTGGGGACGGTCGTCGAGCAGCGGCGTCACGACCCGCGCGGTCTGCGCCCAGATCACGTACATCCCGGTGGTCGCCGGACGCGGGACGACCGCACCGGCGACCAGCGCGGTCGCTCCTGCCGGGCCTGCCTCCGTGAGGACGGATCCCGGTGCCGGTGGGCCCTCACGCCACCGGCGGGAGGCGTCCGCACCCCGCACCACCGGACCGCGATGGGTGGGCAGCAGACCCAGCCCCGAGTCCAGGCAGGCCAGGTACGCGTCCTGTTCGGCCGACCGCAGCGGCGAGCGCAACGCGACCGGCCCGAAGGGATCGTCGGGACGGGCCGCCATGAACAGGCTCAGGCTGACGAGATCGACGGCGGCGGCGGCGGCCAGGTCGTTCGCACCGAGCGCCGGGATGCGGCTGACGGCGCGGCGGGCGGCGGGTGCGTGGGCGTCCCAACGGTTCCCGATGACGGCGCGCGCCTGGTCCCGGGCGCCGGGCGCGATCCGGGGCCGGGCCTCGCCGGGCGGAGGTCCGGTGACCACCGGGGTACTCGTGACGACTGCGGGTCGTGCCGCGTCGTCCGTCCTTGAATGCTCTGGCGTGGAAACGATGTCGCGGACATCGAGCCGCACCTGATGGCGGTGGGCGACGTCGCCGAGCTCGGCGCGCAGGTCGGCGTCGACCTGCCCGTGCACCACAACCCGGAGCCGCGCGCGGACAGGATCGCTCAGCGCCGCGACCAGACCGGCCAGCACCTCCGACGCACCGCTCGGCAACGCAGCGCCCGGTGCTCCCAGGTCGAGTCGCACCGTCGCGACGTCGACGGCGGCGGACTCCTCCGGGGCCGCCCCCGGGCCCGGCCGGTGCAGCCACAGCCCGGCGCGGGTCAGCGTGAGCTGCCAGTCCGGGCCGAAAGCGTAGACGGGGCGCACCGGATCGACCGCACGCAGTCCTTCGGCCGGGGGCCGCCAGATCAGGGGCGAGACGTCTCCGGCGCCGGACCGGCACAGGACGGAGGCGACGAAAGGTGACCAGGTGCCGCGTCCACCGTCACCGACCGCCAGCACCCGGCCGTCACCACCGACCGGGAAACCGCTGAGAACCTCCACGTCGAGCCGCATCTCGCGGGCGACGGCCCGCCCCAGCGGCAGCAGGTCGGCGCCGCCGACGGGAACCAGGCGCAGCGGGTGACGGGTCCAGGAGTGCCGCTCGAGCAGCAGCGTCAGCAGGGCGACGGCGCCGGGGATGCTGCCGTGCCCCTCGCCCGCCACGGCGCACAGCACGGCCGGGCGCTCTCGCTGCGCGGGCACGGCGCAGGCCACGTCGTCCGGCCCGGTGGGCGCGGAACCGGCGGCGCACAGCACCATTCCGGCCGGGACGGGCCGCAGTTCGAGCGCACCGAGCGAGATCACGTCGGCGGCCGGGCCCCAGTCGGGAACCGGCCAGCGCGGGCCGAGCGGGGTGGCGTCGTCCCCCGGAGGGAACGACCACCACTCGCTCCCCCCTTCCCAGGGCCCCTCGCCCCAGGCGAAGAGCGTTCCCCCCGGGGCCAGGAAGACGTCCCCGGCGGGGGCGACGACGGTGACGTCCCAGTCGTCCGCGATCTGGCGAGCCAGGGCGGGCCGGCCGCGGCGCCCGAGACCGGCGCCGGACAGCGCGAGCACCAGCCGGTTTCCGGGCATCTGCTCGAGCACCTCGGACAGGGCCGGCCCGACCGCCGCGGCCAGGTGCGAAGGCACCATGACCAGCGCGACCGTGACCGACGCGTCCGTACGCAGTTTCGCGATCCAGGCGACCTGATCGGGGGCGAGTTCCGGTGCGCCGCGCAGCACGAAACACGGCCCGACGCGCTGGATCACCACAGCGTCGCCGTGGGAGGCGTTCATCAGCGGGCCGCCCACAGGGTGCTGCCGTCGAGCGTGATCGTCACGTTGCCGTCGGACTGGAGGTTGAGGACGGCGCCGGGGCGCTCCATGGTGTTGCTGCTCCACAGCACGGTGCCGTTGGAGTACACCACCAGGTTGCCGTCACCCTGGAAGCCCACCTGGTCGCCCCCGGAGATCCCGGCCGACCAGACCTGGGTGTCGTTCTCGTCGATGAGGATGAGCTTGCCGTCACCGGTGAGACCGAACTTGATGCGGTTGGTCTCCCAGTACTGGTCGTGCCGCAGTTCGGAGCCCGCGCGCACGATCGTGGTGCCCCAGGTCGGGGCGGCGGCCTCGGTGGTCGTGCTGCTGGTGGACGTGGTGGTCTTCGTCGAGCCCGGGTCGCCCGAGCCCTCGGCCGGGTCGGGATCGGTGCCGGCGGCCGGGGCCGCCGACGTCGGGGCGGCCGTGGCGTGCTTGACCGGGGCCTTCTCCGCGTCCTTCGCGCCCTTCGCCGTGCCCTTCTCCGGGTCCTTCGACTTCTCCGCGGTGGGCTCGGGCTCGCTCGGGGTCGGGCTCGGGTCCTGCGGGATCACGGCGGACGAGCCGCCGTCGGGACTCGCCTGGGTGGCGTCGTCGTCGTTCAGCAGACCGGGCACGATCAGGGCCAGGGCGGCGACCACGCCGGCCACCGCGACGGCCCCGCCGACGACCGGGCCCCGGCGGGGGCGGTCCGGGCGCGGCACCGGACGGGCCACGTCGGCCTCGGCGTGGTCACCCGAGGCGTCCAGGTCGTCCGCGAGCACCAGCACCGGGGACGCATCGGGGGCGGTGACGCCCGCGGGCCTCACCGCGGGGATGTCGTCGGCGCCCAGCCGGGGCAGGGCCACCCCACGAGGAATCCGGCCGCCGTCAGTGTCGTCGACGGGTCCGGGGACGTCGTGGGCCATCGGTCTTCCTTTCGGTGCGCGAGAGACACGGGGACGATGCCCGGTGGTTGCACACGTCGCGCCCACCGAACCTGGGTCACCGTCGGCCGCGACGGAAGTCCCGCTGACCGGAAACCCCCCGTTCGGGCGGCATGAAGCTTCTCACAGGCACGGAACGACACGGATCGACGACCGGTCAGCCGACCCACGACGTCGGCCCTCGCCTCGGATCGGACTTGACGACCGTTCAGCCAATCCCGATTCTTGTGGGACTTAGGCACCCAAACCAAGGAAACACAGATTCGGAGTGACACGGTGAAGGGCGAGGACGTGCCCAGCTCCACGGTGACCCGTCAGGCTCCGGGCCTCCCGGTGTTGCGACACCACGTGCAGCGGCTGCGAGCCGGGGCCGGCGGGGTGGTCCTGGTCGAGGGCGAGCCCGGTGCCGGTCGTTCCACCCTGCTGCGGCTCCTGGTCTCGGAAGGCACCGCGGTCACGGTGCTGTCCGGCGGGGCCGACGAGATGAGCTCGCGGTTCTCGCTGCAGATTCTGCAGGACGTGCTGGAGGACGACTCGCTGAGCTCGGTGGAGGCGGTGGCGACCGAGGTGGCGGCCCGGGCCGGGGAACGCCCGGTCCTGCTGGTCGTCGACGATCTGCAGTGGGCCGACGAGACGACGCTGCGGGCCTGGCACCGTCTGGCCCGCCTCACCCGGACACACCCCGTGCTCCTGGTCGCCGCGCTCCGCCCGGCCCCGCACCGCGAGGACGTGACGTCGCTGCGCCGGGCCCTCGTCCGGACCGGCGCCGCGACGATCGCCCTGGAACCGCTGGCGGCGCCGGCGATCGACCGGTGGCTGAGGACGCCGGGCCGGTACCGGCCCGCGAGCCCGGGCGCCGGCCGGGCCCTGCGCCGGCTGGCCCACCGGACCGGCGGCAATCCGCGCTACCTCAGTGACCTGATCGAGATGGCCGAGGCCGCCCCGTCCCCGGCCCCCGGCCCGCCCTCCACCGGTCTGCCCACCGGCCTGGCGGCACGGCTCGAACTGCGCCTGGACTTCGTCAGCGCCGGCACCCTTCAGCTCCTGCGCGCGGCCGCCCTGCTGGGCGACTGCTTCTCGGTGCCGGACCTGCTCGCGATCGGTGACCTGCCCCTGCCCGCCGTGGTGACCCAAATCGAGGAGGCCCGCCGGGCCGGCCTTCTCGGCGAGCAGGGCACCCGTCTGACGTTCCGTCACCCGATCCTGCGCGACGCCCTCCTCGAACGGATGCCGACCGGGGTGCGCCAGGCGCTGCGCGACCGGGCCGAGCACGATCTGGCCCGTGCCGGCCGCGACCCCGTCCCCGCCCGGCGGGCCGCCGTTCCCCCGGTCCCGGCCGACGCCCCACCGGTCTCGACCGGCACGACAGCAGTCCCCCTCGGCACGACAGCAGTCTCCCTCGGCACCACAGCAGTCCCGCTCGGCACCACAGCAGTCCCGCTCGGCACCACAGCAGGCCCCCGCGAGGCCGCCGCGGTCCCTGTCGAGGCCGCCGCGCGAGAGCATGATGCCCGGCTGCCGGGCGTCGCCGGGCACCGTCGCGTCGCCGGGCGCCGCCGGGGCGGCACACACCACCCGGGAACCGGATGGTCCTCACTCACACCGGCCGAGGCCGGTGTCGCCCAACTCGTCGCCGAGGGACACACCAACGCCGCTGTCGCCGCTCAGCTGTTCGTGTCCCGGCGCACCGTCGAGGGGCACGTGTCGCACGTCCTGGCCAAGCTCGGCCTGCGCTCACGGGTCGAGCTGGCGAGGGACGCGGGTCGCCGGTCGTGGGGGCCGATCCGGGCCGGGTGACGGGCCGGGTGACGGGCCGGGTAACGGCCCGGACGACGGGCCCGACTCAGGCCCGGACGACGCGCGGGCCGGCCAGCCCCAGTGCGGCCGCGGCGCTGTCTTCCAGCCCTGAGTCGGTGACCAGCACGTCCAGGTCGGACACCGAGCCGAAGCGGGCCAGCGAGTAGTTCTCGATCTTGGAGTGGTCGGCCAGCAGCACCGTGCGCCGGGCCGCGCTCATCATCGACGCCTTCACCGACGCCTCACCCGGATCCGGCGTGGTCAGGCCCCGTTCCAGCGAGACACCGCTCGCGGCCATGAAGGCCACGTCGACATACATGCGCGACAGGGGCTGAAGCAGCCACTCGTCGACGGTCGCGAGCGTGCTGCGCCGCACGCGCCCGCCCAGCAGGATCACGGTCAGGTTGGGCCGGGGCGTCAGCATCATGGCGATGGCCGGGGAGTTCACGATGACGGTGAGCTCGCGGTCGGCCGGCAGCACCTCGGCCAGGCGGCTCGTGGTGGACCCGGCGTCGATCACGATCGAGCCCTCGTCGGGCACCTCGGCCAGCGCGGCCTTGGCGATGCGCTCCTTCTCCGTGGTCATCACCGAGTCGCGCACGGCCAGCACCGGATCGGGCGCGCGGCCCACCGGCACCGCCCCGCCGTAGACGCGCCGCACGTTGCCCGAGCGCTCCAGAACCGTCAGGTCACGGCGGATGGTCTCGGTGGTGACCGCGAAATCGGTGGCCAGAGTGACGACGTCGACGCGCCCCTCGTCACGGGCCAGGCGAAGGATCTCCTTCTGCCGCTCGTCCGCGTTCACGCCGGACCTCCTCCCACCCCTCGTTCCGCCTGCTCGTCCGGTCACGAAGGTATCCATCGCCGGACCCAAAGTCATACTTCCCCCTCGTGGCTTTGCGATGTAGGCATCGAAAACCACAAAACAGGTATTGTCACGGGTGAACTGAGCGGCGCCGGCGCGAAGGATGGCGGCATGACCTCCCTCTCCCGGCGTCAGGCCGACCGGGTCGCCGACGCGTTCGCCCGTGAGCTGTACGCCAACCACGCGGTCGCGCTCCTGGCCTACGTGAACCGGATGCTGGACGATCCCCAGCAGGCCGAGGACGTGGTGCAGGAAACCGTCCTCCGGGCCTGGCGGCACGCCGACCGGCTGAACGACGAACCGGCCCAGCTCTACCGCTGGCTGAGCACCGTCGCCCGCAACATCTGCTCCGACCGGATCCGTGCCCGCAACGCCCGGCCCACCGAGGTCGAGGAGAGCGCGAAGGAGACCGAGGCCGCCCCCGACCACTCGGCCCAGGTCGTCGACACCGTGCTGCTGGCCCAGGCGCTGTCCGGCCTCTCGCACAAACATCGGCAGGCGCTCGAGCACGTGTACCTGGCCGGGTACAGCACCACCGAGGCCGCCGCCCTCATCGGTGTTCCCGTGGGCACGGTCAAGACCCGTACCCACCACGCCCTGCGGCGTCTTCGCACCCGCCTGGCCCCGGAAGGGTTCGTGGGCACGGCCGGGGAAGTGCCGGCTCCCCGGGCGCATCGTCCGGTGGCGGCCCCCGGGGCCGGGACCTCGGCGGGGCCCTGGCTCGCGACCGGCTGACGGACGTGCCCGGGCGCGTGTGAACACGACGCCGGGACCGGCGATAATGCTCGTCGCAGACCTGATCCGGATCCAGAGAGGACCGCCGCCCGTGCACGTCCCTGGCGACCTTCTGGGTCTGGACCGACTCCTGCCCCCGCTGCTGCCCGACGCCGGGCTCGGGCTCGGCACCCGCAGCCTCCAGAAGCCGTTGCACGCGCCGATCGGGTTCGACGACGCGTCGGTCCGGTGGGCGGACCTGAGTGGGCACACGCTGGTGGCCGGGCCCGGCGGTTCCGGGCGCAGCAGCACGATCTGCACCCTGATGGCCGGGCTGGCGCTGCTCGGCACGCCGCGTGAGGTGCAGTTCTACGTGCTCGCGACCGGTCCGGGGCCGGCCGATCTGGCGGACCTGCCGCACGTCGGGGGTGTGGTCGACCCTCAGGACCGGCCGGCCGTGATCGGGCTGCTGCAGCACCTGGCCGCGCGCCCGGATCACGACGTGGCGATCTATCTGGTCGTCGACTGCCCGGCGCAGCTGGCCCGGCTGGGGCCCGAGCTCATCGCCACCGCCGACGCGGCGCCCGGGCGTGAGGTGCACCTGCTGATCTCGGCCGACGACGCCGACCAGGTTCCCGAGGGCTTGAGGACGTGGTTCTCGACGCGCGTCGACCTGGAACCGGACGCGCGGGGCCGGGTCACGGAGCTGGGCGGCGGTTCGGCGGCACAGACCTTCACCGGTGTCGCCGCGCGTATCGGGATCCCCGGCGAGGGCGAGAGCGCGGCCCAGGCCCGGCGGCGCCTGGCCGGCGACGTCTCCCAGGTCTGGCACCCCCGGGAGGGGGCGCCGCGCGTGCCCGGTGCCGACGCGTCCTCAGGCACCGAGACCCGCGACCGCACGCGAGCCGGAGCCCGCGTGCACCTGGGCGAGGGCGGGCCGGTGCACGACTTCGGCCGGCACCGGGCGCTGATCGTGCGGGGCGCCCGGGCGTCGGGCAAGAGCGCCCTGCTGCGCGACATCGCCGGTCAGCTGGTCGAGGGCCGCACACCCGCCGAGGTACGGGTGCTGCTCGTCGACCACCGTGCCGGCCTGATGGACGCGGTCGACGAGAGTTACCTCCTGGGCCACGCCTTTCACGCGGCAGCTCTGCGCGACCTGGTCGACGGCACGCTGTGGGCGCTGTCGGGGCGGCGGGGTGACACCGACTGGCGGGGTCCGCGGCTGTACGTGCTCGTCGACGACCATGTGCACGCGGCCGACGACGAAGACATCTGGGCTCCGGTGCTGGAGCATCTCGAGGCCGCGGCCGACTCCGGGGTGCACCTGGTGCTGGCCGAGGCCGCCGACGCCCCGGCCGCGGTGATCGACGACGAGGTCAGCAGCATCACCCTGAGCCAGGCGCTGCTCGACATCGGGGCGGCGAGCGTCGATCTGGAGCCGGGGTCGGTGATCTACCGGGCCGGCGGTCAATCTCGGAGTTTCGCGAAACCGGCTGACTTCACCGCGATTTAGCAGTCGTTACGCGGGTCAGCGCCGATCGGTTCACCGGGTTTCGTTTCAGGGCCATCACTTCTGGACGCGTGGACGCCGGCTTGCGTCGTCGTAAGGGCGTCCAACCTGGACATACCGCATCCTGTGGCACGTCGCCGCGAGATGAGCATCACCAGCTTTCACTGCCCGTCAGTGGTTTTCACCT
This genomic interval carries:
- a CDS encoding cupin domain-containing protein translates to MNTIRLDDLAREHLGLAASAPAGRSAHTLFPDHTHRLRQTVIALTAGRRLGEHDSPPEATLQVLRGSVRLHAGDETWAGEAGDLVRIPDARHDLEAVTDAVVLLTVIVAGV
- a CDS encoding FtsK/SpoIIIE domain-containing protein → MHVPGDLLGLDRLLPPLLPDAGLGLGTRSLQKPLHAPIGFDDASVRWADLSGHTLVAGPGGSGRSSTICTLMAGLALLGTPREVQFYVLATGPGPADLADLPHVGGVVDPQDRPAVIGLLQHLAARPDHDVAIYLVVDCPAQLARLGPELIATADAAPGREVHLLISADDADQVPEGLRTWFSTRVDLEPDARGRVTELGGGSAAQTFTGVAARIGIPGEGESAAQARRRLAGDVSQVWHPREGAPRVPGADASSGTETRDRTRAGARVHLGEGGPVHDFGRHRALIVRGARASGKSALLRDIAGQLVEGRTPAEVRVLLVDHRAGLMDAVDESYLLGHAFHAAALRDLVDGTLWALSGRRGDTDWRGPRLYVLVDDHVHAADDEDIWAPVLEHLEAAADSGVHLVLAEAADAPAAVIDDEVSSITLSQALLDIGAASVDLEPGSVIYRAGGQSRSFAKPADFTAI
- a CDS encoding sigma-70 family RNA polymerase sigma factor, translated to MTSLSRRQADRVADAFARELYANHAVALLAYVNRMLDDPQQAEDVVQETVLRAWRHADRLNDEPAQLYRWLSTVARNICSDRIRARNARPTEVEESAKETEAAPDHSAQVVDTVLLAQALSGLSHKHRQALEHVYLAGYSTTEAAALIGVPVGTVKTRTHHALRRLRTRLAPEGFVGTAGEVPAPRAHRPVAAPGAGTSAGPWLATG
- the otsB gene encoding trehalose-phosphatase, with amino-acid sequence MDERDSLIAALSDPDRRTGIVMDFDGVLSPIIDDPSASALLPGAAVTLERLAARLDLVALLSGRPVAFLAERIPLPGVVLLGSYGLERHHDGSTVTGPGVQEWLPRVATARDLLTEALGAVPGIHIEAKSVAVAVHWRNALDREAAALLVDDAVARAAERTGLAPEPGKLVQELRPPLPVNKGTALRQLIAEQRLDLVAYAGDDRGDLPAFAAAREAGGASLVVHGHETAPEVAAVPGVHFENPGEFVVWLDELSRTPDPAL
- a CDS encoding helix-turn-helix transcriptional regulator, with translation MKGEDVPSSTVTRQAPGLPVLRHHVQRLRAGAGGVVLVEGEPGAGRSTLLRLLVSEGTAVTVLSGGADEMSSRFSLQILQDVLEDDSLSSVEAVATEVAARAGERPVLLVVDDLQWADETTLRAWHRLARLTRTHPVLLVAALRPAPHREDVTSLRRALVRTGAATIALEPLAAPAIDRWLRTPGRYRPASPGAGRALRRLAHRTGGNPRYLSDLIEMAEAAPSPAPGPPSTGLPTGLAARLELRLDFVSAGTLQLLRAAALLGDCFSVPDLLAIGDLPLPAVVTQIEEARRAGLLGEQGTRLTFRHPILRDALLERMPTGVRQALRDRAEHDLARAGRDPVPARRAAVPPVPADAPPVSTGTTAVPLGTTAVSLGTTAVPLGTTAVPLGTTAGPREAAAVPVEAAAREHDARLPGVAGHRRVAGRRRGGTHHPGTGWSSLTPAEAGVAQLVAEGHTNAAVAAQLFVSRRTVEGHVSHVLAKLGLRSRVELARDAGRRSWGPIRAG
- a CDS encoding DeoR/GlpR family DNA-binding transcription regulator, giving the protein MNADERQKEILRLARDEGRVDVVTLATDFAVTTETIRRDLTVLERSGNVRRVYGGAVPVGRAPDPVLAVRDSVMTTEKERIAKAALAEVPDEGSIVIDAGSTTSRLAEVLPADRELTVIVNSPAIAMMLTPRPNLTVILLGGRVRRSTLATVDEWLLQPLSRMYVDVAFMAASGVSLERGLTTPDPGEASVKASMMSAARRTVLLADHSKIENYSLARFGSVSDLDVLVTDSGLEDSAAAALGLAGPRVVRA